A window from Pangasianodon hypophthalmus isolate fPanHyp1 chromosome 16, fPanHyp1.pri, whole genome shotgun sequence encodes these proteins:
- the atp6ap1b gene encoding V-type proton ATPase subunit S1b: protein MAEVSSRSGCASAMAKFAVLFVFSLLCTCRAQVPLIMWTSDGYTFPTLVEPTAGEIVSGAKLASYLKSALTTSPHNVLLFLQDELSMDDFTAYGGVYGNKEDSVFVNLESALQASTPIVLPALAWTAADSVEEIFQQELGVPALTIAPSELGQLQLNTAQPSLLVIRLPYTTGAQAKELLRKNDETIGYVLTTLRAQSVPYTAVYTGLRPSHVIQDTSMAWELAGRSLLQTSAEPAVKPPVTFNSTEGKPCILLWADELNISYDKGKFFDLGSLTFNGSVSLDGSFCNETFSSLVLNYENVLNFRSFQLIFLMRKIFFPVSARNWTVMEQVELNYDGQKAIFNASHGIYAPAEYSFHCQKVSSAQSPLLVPRNTKDNATLWSVLFTDFQIQGFNVTGNFSYASDCASFFTPGIWMGLLTSLLMVFILTYGLHMIMQLRTMDRFDDPKGPSISVPQNE from the exons ATGGCGGAAGTTAGTAGTCGGTCTGGATGTGCCTCAGCAATGGCGAAGtttgcagttttatttgtattttctttattatgtaCTTGCAGGGCACAAGTGCCTTTAATCATGTGGACCAGTGATGg GTACACTTTCCCAACCCTGGTTGAACCAACAGCTGGTGAGATTGTCTCCGGTGCGAAGTTGGCATCCTATTTGAAATCAGCCTTGACAACTTCTCCACACAACGTGCTGCTGTTTTTACAGGACGAG TTAAGCATGGATGATTTCACAGCATACGGTGGGGTGTACGGCAACAAGGAAGACAGCGTCTTTGTAAACTTGGAG TCTGCATTGCAGGCGTCCACTCCCATTGTGCTGCCAGCTCTGGCCTGGACTGCAGCCGACTCCGTGGAGGAAATCTTCCAGCAGGAGCTCGGAGTTCCTGCACTCACCATTGCACCGTCAGAACTCGGCCAGCTTCAGCTGAACACAGCACAGCCTTCTCTACTGGTCATCAGGCTCCCATACACCACTGG TGCCCAAGCAAAAGAGCTTCTTAGGAAAAATG ATGAGACCATTGGATATGTCCTGACTACACTGCGAGCTCAGAGTGTGCCTTATACCGCTGTTTACACCGGCCTGAGACCTTCTCAT GTGATTCAGGACACGTCCATGGCTTGGGAATTAGCGGGACGCTCGCTGCTGCAGACATCAGCAGAACCAGCCGTCAAACCTCCAGTGACTTTCAACAGCACCGAAGGAAAGCCTTGTATTCTGCTCTGGGCTGATGAACTAAACATCAGCTATGACAAGGGAAAGTTTTTTGATTTGGGCTCTCTTACGTTCAATGGCTCGGTCTCTCTGGATGGTTCTTTCTGTAATGAAACCTTTTCCAG TCTTGTCCTGAATTATGAAAATGTTCTGAATTTCCGCTCCTTCCAGCTTAT CTTCTTGATGCGCAAGATCTTCTTCCCTGTGTCGGCTCGTAACTGGACGGTCATGGAGCAGGTGGAGCTGAACTATGACGGCCAGAAGGCCATCTTCAACGCCAGCCATGGAATCTATGCTCCTGCTGAGTATTCCTTCCACTGTCAGAAAGTGAGCAGTGCTCAGAGCCCCCTACTGGTGCCACGCAACACGAAGGACAACGCCACCCTCTGGAGTGTCCTCTTCACTGACTTCCAG ATCCAGGGCTTCAACGTGACTGGGAATTTCTCGTACGCCAGCGACTGTGCCAGCTTCTTCACACCGGGAATCTGGATGGGGCTGCTCACTTCTCTGCTCATGGTTTTCATCCTCACCTACGGCCTGCACATGATTATGCAGCTGCGCACTATGGACCGCTTTGACGATCCTAAAGGCCCTAGCATTTCTGTGCCTCAGAACGAGTAA